Proteins co-encoded in one Metabacillus sp. KUDC1714 genomic window:
- a CDS encoding aldo/keto reductase encodes MRKRQLGKSELYISEVGLGCMSLGTEEKHALSLIDAAIEQGINYFDTADLYDFGRNEELVGKAIKHRRKDIILATKVGNRWKDDKTGWSWDPSKAYIKEAVKQSLLRLQTDYIDLYQLHGGTIEDNIDETIEAFEELKLEGVIRYYGISSIRPNVIKEYLKKSSIISIMMQYSLLDRRPEEWFSLMKENGVSVIARGPLAKGLLTEKPLSLKLLNKGYLSYSKEELEKQLVELENVDTHHSMTELALQYCLYQDAIGTVIPGASKIQQLIENATAGSGVPLDPQTYEKLQQLTKLDKYEQHR; translated from the coding sequence GTGCGAAAAAGACAACTTGGCAAATCAGAATTATATATAAGTGAAGTAGGACTTGGCTGTATGTCACTTGGAACGGAAGAAAAGCATGCTCTCTCACTTATTGATGCAGCAATAGAACAAGGTATTAATTACTTTGATACAGCGGATTTATATGATTTTGGACGAAATGAAGAACTTGTCGGAAAAGCTATTAAACATCGCCGAAAGGACATTATTTTAGCAACAAAAGTAGGAAATCGTTGGAAGGATGACAAAACTGGCTGGAGCTGGGATCCTTCTAAGGCATATATAAAAGAAGCTGTAAAACAGAGCTTGCTTCGTTTGCAAACTGATTATATTGATCTTTATCAGCTGCATGGGGGAACAATTGAAGATAATATTGATGAAACGATAGAAGCTTTTGAAGAATTAAAACTAGAAGGTGTTATTCGTTATTATGGTATTTCTTCCATTCGACCTAATGTGATTAAGGAGTATCTTAAAAAATCAAGTATCATCTCAATTATGATGCAATACAGCCTACTAGATCGACGTCCTGAAGAATGGTTTTCGCTCATGAAAGAAAATGGGGTGAGTGTAATTGCTCGTGGACCTCTTGCAAAAGGTCTTTTAACCGAAAAACCTCTATCATTAAAGCTCCTAAATAAAGGGTATCTATCTTATTCAAAGGAAGAGCTTGAAAAACAACTAGTAGAACTTGAGAATGTAGACACCCACCATAGTATGACAGAGCTTGCTTTGCAATATTGCCTTTATCAGGATGCCATCGGCACAGTAATTCCTGGGGCAAGTAAGATACAGCAATTAATTGAAAATGCTACAGCGGGATCAGGTGTGCCACTTGATCCCCAAACATATGAAAAGCTACAACAACTAACGAAACTAGATAAATACGAACAACACCGTTAA
- a CDS encoding alpha/beta hydrolase has translation MKKIFIGLLIILSYIFIIGFFFTNKMMYIKKKTDEEIINRDTKYGLYNQRDFDALEKKDVSIPSQFGYSIKGTLIEPHKTNRYIIICHGVTVNRLNSVKYMNLFLQKGWNVLIYDHRRHGESGGKTTSYGHYEKFDLQSVVQWLKTELGDSIILGIHGESMGAVTTLLYAGMVEDSADFYIADCPFSELEAQLLYRLKVEFKVPSLLIMPIAKPFVQLRDRYSIKGVSPLNAIANIKRPVLLIHSKEDDYIPAEMTKQLYEKKTGLKKLYIAEKGSHAMSYAENREEYSKVIDEFFAEIGL, from the coding sequence ATGAAAAAAATATTTATTGGATTGCTTATTATCCTTTCGTATATTTTTATCATTGGATTTTTCTTTACAAATAAAATGATGTATATCAAAAAGAAAACAGATGAAGAAATTATCAATCGTGATACTAAATACGGACTTTATAATCAAAGGGATTTTGATGCTCTTGAAAAGAAAGATGTCTCAATTCCCTCTCAGTTTGGTTACTCAATTAAAGGCACTCTTATTGAACCCCACAAGACGAATCGTTACATCATTATTTGTCACGGAGTTACAGTAAATCGCCTTAATTCAGTTAAGTATATGAATTTATTTTTGCAAAAGGGCTGGAATGTTTTGATTTATGACCATCGTAGGCATGGTGAAAGTGGTGGGAAAACAACAAGTTATGGTCATTATGAGAAATTTGATCTTCAATCTGTTGTTCAATGGTTAAAGACAGAACTTGGGGATTCAATTATTTTAGGGATACATGGTGAATCAATGGGTGCAGTTACGACGTTGCTTTATGCTGGAATGGTTGAAGACAGCGCAGATTTTTATATTGCCGACTGCCCTTTCTCAGAGCTTGAAGCACAGCTACTCTACAGACTTAAAGTAGAGTTCAAGGTACCAAGCCTTTTGATTATGCCAATTGCAAAGCCTTTTGTTCAGCTGCGTGATCGTTACTCTATTAAAGGTGTTTCGCCACTTAATGCAATAGCAAATATAAAACGTCCTGTTTTATTGATTCATAGTAAGGAAGATGATTACATACCAGCTGAAATGACTAAACAACTTTACGAAAAAAAGACAGGGCTTAAAAAGCTTTATATTGCTGAAAAAGGCTCACATGCGATGTCGTATGCAGAAAACCGCGAGGAATATTCTAAAGTTATTGATGAGTTTTTTGCTGAGATTGGTTTATAA
- a CDS encoding YqzK family protein: MIRWLKTVRDMLKVFILFTGFTILFYYAIIWVNLEYQELHRYDQPEGAALKVTNMVNNEEESWFNRLMFFIDNGE; encoded by the coding sequence ATGATTCGCTGGTTAAAGACGGTTAGAGATATGTTAAAGGTATTTATTTTATTCACTGGATTTACGATTTTATTCTATTATGCTATCATTTGGGTGAACTTAGAGTATCAGGAATTACATCGATATGATCAGCCAGAAGGAGCTGCCTTAAAAGTAACAAACATGGTTAACAATGAGGAAGAAAGCTGGTTTAACAGATTAATGTTCTTTATTGACAATGGGGAGTAG
- a CDS encoding DUF5316 family protein, which produces MKAFLLGLLLACLIGLIGYMTNDKTIITMLSGSVGLVSFLASGLYVGVFVSSDRIRIQYQNETKEERIKRVNRAAMFFLLGLPNLLLGIYTIAM; this is translated from the coding sequence ATGAAAGCCTTTCTCTTAGGATTATTGCTTGCTTGCTTAATAGGACTAATTGGTTATATGACGAATGATAAAACGATTATTACCATGCTATCTGGGAGTGTTGGTTTAGTTTCCTTTTTAGCATCAGGATTGTATGTGGGAGTTTTTGTAAGTAGTGATCGCATAAGAATACAATATCAAAATGAAACAAAGGAAGAACGAATAAAAAGAGTGAACAGAGCTGCGATGTTCTTTTTACTGGGATTACCTAATCTCTTGCTTGGTATTTATACAATTGCAATGTAA
- the xerD gene encoding site-specific tyrosine recombinase XerD — MKDQIKDFIHYLIVERGLSNNTIVSYERDLKSYQKHLTENQQIKTFNDVTRLHIIQFLKSLKEAGKSSKTIARHTASIRSLHQFLLREKQADQDPSVLIESPQLERNLPKILSLQEVEMLLDTPKLTTPFGYRDKAMLELLYATGIRVSEMINLNLTDVHLTMGFIRCYGKGNKERIVPIGRTATEVITNYIEKGRPKLLNAKQPTEALFVNHHGKRITRQGFWKNLKKIALEANVNKELTPHTLRHSFATHLLENGADLRAVQEMLGHADISTTQIYTHVTKARLKDVYNQFHPRA; from the coding sequence TTGAAGGATCAAATAAAAGATTTTATCCACTATTTAATAGTAGAACGAGGTTTATCCAATAACACTATCGTATCTTATGAAAGAGATTTAAAAAGTTATCAAAAGCATTTAACGGAAAATCAACAAATTAAAACATTTAATGATGTCACACGTCTTCATATTATTCAATTCTTAAAATCCTTAAAAGAAGCTGGGAAATCAAGTAAAACGATTGCGAGACATACAGCATCCATACGCTCGCTTCATCAATTTTTGCTAAGAGAAAAGCAAGCAGACCAGGATCCATCTGTATTAATTGAGTCTCCACAATTAGAACGGAATTTACCTAAAATCCTCTCTTTACAAGAGGTGGAAATGCTGCTTGATACACCAAAGCTTACAACTCCGTTTGGCTATCGAGATAAAGCAATGCTTGAGCTTTTATATGCCACTGGAATTCGAGTAAGCGAGATGATTAATCTTAACCTAACAGATGTTCATTTAACAATGGGATTTATTCGATGTTATGGAAAAGGGAATAAAGAACGAATTGTTCCAATTGGTCGAACAGCAACTGAGGTCATTACCAATTATATTGAAAAGGGAAGACCAAAATTATTAAATGCAAAGCAGCCAACTGAAGCTCTCTTCGTCAATCATCACGGAAAACGAATTACTAGGCAAGGCTTTTGGAAAAATCTAAAGAAAATAGCACTAGAAGCAAATGTGAATAAAGAGCTCACACCACATACTTTAAGACATTCCTTTGCAACACATTTACTTGAGAACGGTGCAGATTTAAGAGCTGTTCAAGAAATGCTCGGGCATGCAGATATTTCAACAACTCAAATTTATACACATGTAACAAAAGCTAGATTAAAGGATGTTTATAATCAATTTCATCCTAGGGCTTAA
- a CDS encoding YqkE family protein: protein MKKPSKKKDDQSVSVSDHLNSNLLEQLKAVKKGLTQEQEERQAALERQKLEERKQREKNKSFEELLDESSLSWKNFK from the coding sequence ATGAAAAAGCCAAGCAAGAAAAAGGATGATCAGTCAGTATCAGTTTCAGATCATTTAAATAGTAATTTATTAGAGCAGTTGAAAGCAGTGAAAAAAGGATTAACACAGGAACAAGAGGAAAGACAAGCAGCGCTTGAACGCCAAAAACTAGAAGAACGAAAACAAAGAGAAAAAAATAAAAGCTTTGAAGAACTGTTAGACGAGAGTTCCTTATCATGGAAGAATTTTAAATAA
- a CDS encoding endonuclease Q family protein — MNRYFADLHIHIGQTTSGKPVKITASRTLTLENILVEASEHKGIDIVGIIDCHVPEVLLTLTKLVKNGDCVELENGGIRFNNTTLILGSELEIYDDACKGPIHVLAFMPSLEKMQEFSTWLSSRLTNITLSSQRIYEEGKTLQKVVKNLGGIFIPAHIFTPHKSLFGSGVTYTLKEVFDGSLIDAVELGLSSDTTMADQIAELHNFTYLTNSDAHSLPKIGREYQKLVLQEPSFLELKKALAGEDGRGVEANYGLNPYLGKYYETTCEKCGIKPEADQVKCENCGSTRFVKGVSKRLKELASSIENTNIRPPYIHQVPLQFIPGIGPKTLEKLKDMFGTEMNILHEVPKHELQKVVPEKIVEYIVAGREGRLQVTSGGGGTYGKVTGI, encoded by the coding sequence ATGAATCGTTATTTTGCTGATTTACATATTCATATCGGTCAAACAACTTCTGGAAAGCCAGTGAAAATTACAGCCTCACGAACGCTCACCTTAGAAAATATATTAGTCGAAGCTAGTGAGCATAAAGGAATTGATATTGTAGGAATCATTGACTGTCATGTACCTGAAGTATTACTGACGCTTACTAAGCTTGTTAAAAATGGTGATTGTGTCGAGCTAGAAAACGGTGGCATTCGCTTTAACAATACAACCTTAATTCTCGGTAGTGAGCTGGAAATTTATGATGATGCTTGCAAAGGTCCGATCCATGTATTGGCCTTTATGCCATCACTTGAAAAAATGCAGGAGTTTTCTACATGGCTTTCTTCGCGATTAACAAATATTACGCTAAGTTCACAAAGAATTTATGAAGAAGGAAAAACATTACAGAAGGTTGTTAAAAACCTAGGTGGGATATTTATACCTGCTCATATTTTTACACCTCACAAAAGCTTATTTGGAAGTGGAGTAACGTATACATTGAAAGAGGTTTTTGATGGAAGCCTAATTGATGCGGTTGAACTTGGATTAAGCTCTGATACCACTATGGCGGACCAAATAGCTGAGTTACATAACTTTACGTACTTAACCAATTCAGATGCTCATTCATTGCCGAAAATTGGGAGAGAATACCAAAAACTAGTTTTGCAAGAACCAAGCTTTTTAGAATTGAAAAAAGCACTAGCTGGGGAAGATGGTAGAGGTGTAGAAGCTAATTATGGTTTAAATCCATATTTGGGAAAATATTATGAAACAACATGTGAAAAATGTGGTATAAAGCCGGAAGCAGATCAAGTAAAATGTGAAAACTGTGGTAGTACTCGTTTTGTAAAAGGAGTATCAAAACGGCTCAAAGAACTAGCAAGTTCAATAGAAAATACCAATATTCGTCCTCCATATATTCATCAAGTTCCACTTCAATTTATTCCTGGTATTGGTCCGAAAACATTAGAAAAATTGAAGGACATGTTCGGAACCGAGATGAACATACTACATGAAGTACCTAAGCATGAACTTCAGAAGGTAGTACCAGAAAAAATTGTAGAGTATATAGTGGCTGGAAGAGAAGGTCGCCTCCAAGTGACATCTGGCGGTGGCGGAACGTATGGAAAGGTTACAGGAATTTAG
- a CDS encoding DUF2552 family protein — MKNRLKSIKNVALNKTWVSFLNDNHPYSLLHWSIGGSHDDTKDVWLLQDEMTFEAQEFPTIDEAIQWMEKNMEHISDVLG, encoded by the coding sequence GTGAAGAATCGGTTAAAATCAATAAAAAATGTTGCGTTAAATAAAACGTGGGTATCTTTTTTAAATGATAACCACCCATATAGTCTGCTTCACTGGTCAATCGGAGGCTCTCATGACGATACGAAGGACGTATGGTTGCTTCAAGATGAAATGACGTTTGAAGCACAAGAATTCCCGACTATAGATGAAGCTATTCAATGGATGGAGAAAAATATGGAGCATATTTCTGATGTGCTAGGATGA
- a CDS encoding GNAT family N-acetyltransferase yields the protein MNPILLDFPSEFTTKHLLLRAPKFGDGKAVNSAILASINELKQWLPFAQQAPTLEDTEINTREAIAKFISREDLRFLIFDRFTDQFIGSTGLHRINWEIRSFEIGYWIDSRFSGKGFMTEAVQGLIYFAETELAAKRIEIRCDSNNVKSRNIPEKLGFTLEGTFHHDALSADGTSLRDTSVFAKII from the coding sequence ATGAATCCTATTTTACTAGATTTCCCTTCTGAATTCACAACAAAACACCTACTCCTTCGCGCCCCTAAGTTTGGTGATGGCAAAGCAGTTAATTCGGCAATTCTTGCTTCGATTAACGAGTTAAAACAATGGCTACCTTTTGCACAGCAAGCTCCAACGCTTGAGGATACCGAAATAAATACTAGAGAAGCAATCGCAAAATTTATTTCACGCGAAGATTTGCGCTTTCTTATATTTGATCGATTTACTGATCAGTTTATCGGGAGTACTGGCCTACATAGAATAAATTGGGAGATACGTAGCTTTGAAATTGGTTACTGGATCGATTCAAGATTCAGTGGTAAAGGGTTCATGACAGAAGCTGTCCAAGGATTAATATATTTTGCTGAAACAGAACTTGCTGCTAAACGAATTGAAATTAGATGTGATTCAAATAATGTTAAAAGTCGAAATATACCTGAAAAATTAGGATTTACATTAGAGGGTACGTTTCATCATGACGCTCTGTCAGCAGATGGTACGTCACTGAGAGATACATCTGTGTTCGCTAAAATTATCTAA
- a CDS encoding NUDIX hydrolase, translating into MDHLKETTLSSKEIFKGRIIDLYVEEVELPNGKTSTREIVKHPGAVAVIAITPENKILMVEQFRKPLGRTLVEIPAGKLEKGEQPESTAKRELEEETGYTCGNLQPLISFYTSPGFADELVHLFIAENLEKLTVAAELDEDEFLDVMEVTLEEAAEMIQNKRIYDAKTAYAVQYLQLKQALKGQES; encoded by the coding sequence ATGGATCATTTAAAAGAAACGACACTCTCTTCAAAGGAAATATTCAAGGGGAGAATTATTGATTTATATGTAGAAGAAGTTGAACTACCAAATGGTAAAACAAGTACTCGCGAAATTGTAAAACATCCAGGGGCAGTAGCTGTTATAGCAATAACACCAGAAAATAAAATTTTAATGGTTGAGCAATTTCGTAAGCCACTTGGACGGACATTAGTTGAGATTCCAGCTGGTAAGCTAGAAAAAGGAGAACAACCAGAATCTACAGCTAAAAGAGAATTAGAGGAAGAAACCGGTTATACATGTGGTAATCTACAACCATTGATCTCGTTTTATACCTCACCTGGGTTTGCTGATGAACTTGTTCATTTATTTATTGCAGAGAATTTGGAAAAGCTAACAGTAGCTGCAGAACTAGATGAAGATGAATTTTTAGATGTGATGGAAGTGACATTAGAGGAAGCAGCGGAAATGATTCAAAATAAAAGAATATACGATGCAAAAACAGCCTATGCCGTTCAATACTTACAACTTAAACAAGCGCTAAAAGGACAGGAAAGCTAA
- a CDS encoding Ger(x)C family spore germination protein has protein sequence MSWRKIWILTIMLILLSGCGKVKEIHNQAYAVGMGIDYVDNEYHVVIQFLDFSNVAKTDQGKSSDQVPVWITKGKGKTIETALSGIYQTIQMRVNFEQLNLIIFGEGMITSKQLYEAFESLTSNFTVRLTAWTYGTQEKFDDIFTSSVIFDYPFSYSRLNQPNEGNQQSSTIPAITLRDFVWRLNEKTMTTIVPSVSLNEQHIFKESKPIKAAVINGAYILNDKTYKGWLSTSDLRGFIWANDESIRSITTIEEDKDHLIEVELIEPEIKLKKKKDALSYNINVNLRAMMRESLDSDMTQEKVKKKVEARVKEEVKKAFNAGKELGADIFQLEDNLYRYHYKEWLNNKHEKPIELANVKVNVVPLYSIEKFKSKKQDANTKREN, from the coding sequence ATGAGTTGGAGAAAGATTTGGATCTTAACAATAATGTTAATTCTTTTATCAGGGTGTGGAAAGGTAAAAGAAATTCATAACCAAGCATATGCAGTTGGAATGGGAATTGACTATGTGGATAATGAGTATCATGTTGTCATTCAATTTCTTGATTTTAGTAATGTTGCAAAAACAGATCAAGGGAAAAGTTCAGATCAGGTACCTGTGTGGATAACAAAGGGAAAAGGAAAAACAATTGAAACAGCGTTATCAGGTATCTATCAAACAATTCAAATGAGAGTGAATTTTGAACAGTTAAATTTAATTATTTTTGGAGAAGGGATGATCACATCTAAACAGCTTTATGAGGCATTCGAATCATTAACTTCAAACTTTACTGTTCGTTTAACAGCATGGACATATGGGACCCAAGAGAAATTTGATGACATTTTTACGTCTTCGGTGATATTTGATTATCCATTTTCTTATTCGAGATTGAACCAGCCTAATGAAGGAAATCAGCAGAGTTCAACGATTCCAGCAATAACATTACGAGATTTTGTATGGAGATTAAATGAAAAAACAATGACGACCATCGTTCCATCAGTCTCACTTAACGAACAACATATATTTAAAGAGAGTAAGCCAATAAAAGCTGCGGTTATCAATGGTGCATACATATTAAACGATAAAACGTATAAAGGCTGGTTATCCACCTCAGATCTACGTGGTTTTATTTGGGCAAATGATGAGTCAATAAGATCAATTACAACGATTGAAGAAGACAAGGATCATCTTATAGAAGTTGAATTAATAGAACCAGAAATAAAATTGAAAAAGAAAAAAGATGCATTGAGCTATAACATTAATGTGAATTTAAGAGCAATGATGAGAGAAAGCTTAGATAGTGATATGACACAAGAAAAAGTAAAAAAGAAAGTGGAAGCTAGAGTCAAAGAAGAAGTGAAAAAAGCGTTCAATGCAGGGAAAGAATTGGGGGCTGATATTTTTCAGCTAGAAGACAATTTGTATCGGTACCATTATAAAGAATGGCTGAACAACAAACATGAAAAGCCGATTGAGTTGGCAAATGTAAAGGTAAATGTGGTACCGCTATATAGTATTGAAAAATTTAAAAGTAAAAAGCAAGATGCAAATACAAAAAGAGAAAATTAA
- the mciZ gene encoding Z-ring formation inhibitor MciZ: MKIYLLDKGIVLVGKAWEIRTKLKEYGRSYTTVNEWISDEKTRKHSGSIQKK; this comes from the coding sequence GTGAAAATCTATCTGCTGGACAAGGGTATTGTTCTTGTTGGGAAAGCGTGGGAGATTCGTACAAAATTGAAGGAGTATGGTCGTTCGTATACAACTGTAAATGAATGGATTAGTGATGAAAAAACAAGGAAACATTCAGGGTCAATTCAAAAAAAATAG
- the fur gene encoding ferric iron uptake transcriptional regulator, with protein MENRIDRIKKQLHSASYKLTPQREATVRVLLENEEDHLSAEDVYLLVKEKAPEIGLATVYRTLELLTELKVVDKINFGDGVSRYDLRKEGAAHFHHHLVCIECGSVAEIEEDLLEDVEEIVESKWNFKIKDHRLTFHGICVKCQEKAQNEQQEPNNDE; from the coding sequence ATGGAAAACCGCATTGATCGGATCAAGAAGCAGCTGCACTCTGCTAGCTATAAGCTAACACCGCAGCGTGAAGCAACTGTTCGGGTATTACTAGAAAATGAAGAAGATCACTTAAGTGCTGAAGATGTGTACCTTCTCGTAAAAGAAAAAGCACCCGAAATTGGACTAGCAACAGTATATCGTACTTTGGAATTATTAACTGAATTAAAAGTTGTCGATAAAATAAACTTTGGTGATGGTGTATCTAGATACGATCTTCGTAAAGAAGGAGCAGCACATTTTCACCACCATTTAGTATGTATTGAATGTGGTTCTGTAGCTGAAATTGAAGAAGATTTACTAGAAGATGTTGAAGAAATCGTTGAAAGTAAATGGAATTTTAAAATAAAAGATCACCGCCTAACATTTCACGGAATATGTGTGAAATGTCAGGAAAAGGCGCAAAACGAACAACAAGAGCCTAATAATGATGAGTAA
- the spoIIM gene encoding stage II sporulation protein M: protein MRRQLPISAMIKQHLKEHSSIYLFVFVLFLMGVIFGAIIVNSMNLSQKEDLYYYLNRFFGQVAEGKVASSTDMFQQSFFHNLKYLGLMWILGISIIGLPVILVMLFIKGMVVGFTVGFLVNQLGLKGFLLSFVTVLPQNVLLIPAFIIMCSVAIAFTLKIIRQLFVKKTSNLEAPFSLFMRYVTVFLFIGVLAIVASGFEAYASPFLMKNVVEFVSK from the coding sequence ATGCGTAGACAACTGCCAATCAGTGCAATGATAAAGCAGCATCTTAAAGAGCATTCTTCAATATATCTGTTTGTGTTTGTTTTGTTTCTAATGGGGGTTATTTTTGGCGCGATTATTGTAAACAGTATGAACTTAAGTCAAAAAGAAGACTTATACTACTATTTAAACCGATTTTTCGGACAAGTTGCTGAAGGGAAAGTAGCAAGTTCTACAGATATGTTCCAACAAAGTTTTTTTCATAACTTAAAATACTTAGGCTTAATGTGGATCTTAGGTATTTCAATCATTGGACTACCAGTCATATTAGTTATGCTTTTTATAAAAGGTATGGTCGTTGGTTTCACAGTCGGATTTTTAGTGAATCAATTAGGATTAAAGGGCTTTTTACTCTCATTTGTTACAGTACTACCGCAAAATGTGCTGCTTATCCCAGCCTTTATCATTATGTGTTCCGTTGCAATTGCCTTTACGTTAAAGATCATCAGACAGCTATTCGTAAAGAAAACAAGTAATTTAGAGGCCCCATTCTCTTTATTTATGCGGTATGTAACCGTGTTTTTATTTATTGGAGTTCTTGCTATAGTAGCATCTGGGTTTGAAGCTTACGCATCACCATTTTTAATGAAAAATGTAGTAGAGTTTGTAAGTAAATAA
- a CDS encoding iron-sulfur cluster biosynthesis family protein encodes MQLTFTKEAIEQLTPKLRENKNRVLKLKYDTEGCGCVMSGVTALWLVKEQDADDIKLETNEVPLFVEKTKMVFLDEELTISYNKTANCYMLKSPSQILNPRMSLLVK; translated from the coding sequence ATGCAGCTAACATTTACAAAAGAAGCAATTGAGCAATTAACACCTAAACTTCGAGAAAATAAAAATAGAGTGTTGAAATTAAAATATGATACAGAAGGCTGCGGATGTGTGATGAGTGGTGTCACTGCATTATGGCTAGTAAAAGAGCAGGATGCAGATGACATAAAGTTAGAAACAAATGAAGTACCGTTATTTGTTGAAAAGACAAAAATGGTATTTTTAGATGAAGAGCTCACAATATCCTATAACAAAACAGCTAATTGCTATATGCTAAAAAGCCCTTCACAAATATTAAATCCACGCATGAGTTTACTTGTAAAGTGA